One Hordeum vulgare subsp. vulgare chromosome 4H, MorexV3_pseudomolecules_assembly, whole genome shotgun sequence DNA window includes the following coding sequences:
- the LOC123450629 gene encoding calreticulin-3-like gives MEQHFCAISTVLSSCLILLYVSYGWETRWVKPNWKRSEGKAGTFKHTEGKYSGDPDDKGIQTTIDDRHFAISAKIPEFSNKGRTLVVQYSIKFEQENECGGGYIKLMSGYVNQKKYSGDTPYSLLVDNRERESGSMYTDWDILPPRKIKDVGAKKPKDWDDREYIEDPDAVKPEGYDSIPREILDPKDKNPDTWDNDDDGIWKPRRILNPAYKGQWKRKVCLVICPSVFRATLFLCLEARFSRHAAAKHVSRDHLTHLKIKFIIRDHS, from the exons TGTTGTATGTTTCATATGGCTGGGAGACACGTTGGGTGAAACCCAATTGGAAAAGGAGCGAAGGGAAAGCCGGTACATTCAAGCACACGGAAGGGAAATATTCTGGGGACCCTGATGACAAAG GCATTCAAACAACGATAGATGATAGGCATTTTGCTATCTCAGCCAAGATACCGGAGTTCAGTAACAAAGGCCGAACATTGGTGGTCCAGTACTCCATAAAGTTTGAGCAGGAAAATGAGTGTGGCGGCGGCTATATTAAGCTAATGTCTGGTTATGTCAACCAGAAGAAATATAGCGGAGACACTCCATACAG TTTACTTGTTGATAACCGTGAAAGAGAATCTGGGAGCATGTACACTGATTGGGACATCTTACCTCCTCGTAAAATCAAGGATGTTGGTGCCAAAAAG CCTAAGGATTGGGATGACAGAGAGTATATTGAGGATCCTGATGCGGTTAAACCTGAG GGCTATGATTCTATTCCAAGAGAGATTCTTGACCCAAAGGATAAGAAC CCCGACACGTGGGACAACGATGATGATGGCATATGGAAACCTAGAAGGATACTGAATCCAGCATACAAAGGACAATGGAAGCGCAAGGTTTGTCTTGTTATTTGTCCATCAGTCTTTCGTGCTACTTTATTTCTTTGCTTAGAAGCTAGGTTTTCCCGCCACGCCGCTGCAAAACATGTAAGTAGAGATCATTTGACCCATTTGAAGATCAAATTTATAATTAGAGACCATTCttga